One window from the genome of Asterias rubens chromosome 11, eAstRub1.3, whole genome shotgun sequence encodes:
- the LOC117296643 gene encoding hepatic lectin-like, whose amino-acid sequence MERMTFDNAVVTCTDLSSRVVVPSSFTEHQFIWDMVSEVPEGTVHIGCTDREEEGKWVQPGDGGEECSFLHWSPGEPNTILPGEDCAFMDYRYGGQWTDAYCYKLGYVVCQRPAVTPTTTPQISYCLQADTNGRFVSIR is encoded by the coding sequence ATGGAGAGAATGACTTTTGATAACGCAGTCGTCACCTGTACCGATCTGAGCAGCCGTGTGGTAGTCCCTTCGTCATTCACAGAGCACCAGTTTATCTGGGACATGGTCAGTGAAGTCCCAGAGGGAACCGTTCATATCGGCTGCACTGATAGGGAGGAAGAAGGCAAGTGGGTGCAGCCTGGTGACGGAGGCGAAGAATGTAGTTTCCTCCACTGGAGTCCAGGAGAACCCAACACTATTTTACCAGGTGAAGATTGTGCGTTTATGGATTATCGTTATGGTGGCCAATGGACTGACGCTTATTGTTACAAATTGGGCTATGTAGTCTGTCAGCGCCCGGCCGTTACACCGACAACCACCCCGCAAATCAGCTACTGCCTGCAAGCAGACACCAACGGCCGCTTCGTATCCATCCGTTGA